Proteins from one Salarias fasciatus chromosome 14, fSalaFa1.1, whole genome shotgun sequence genomic window:
- the npat gene encoding protein NPAT, with protein sequence MLLPSDVARLVLGYLQEEGLSATSRAFIHESPNLREYADHTAGDGAIPACVFSLFGKGLTTILNEYVAVKTKESRHEVPAVMTSLWKKLDFTLNQIKSLQNSPSISACQRVRSRVEMANMARQRTLTLMPAGGAVVCSSVPETGVILSPALTTHSALGHSTPVSSADPHIRPALGNSMLSTPRDSPVHIVVSEHRLNPGPMSPGRRKWDTPRKRSGALTGTTGQGRPAAASSSLNTEAQAEEVVDENFPQLVIQSARDKILGDRSLQEKLAENINKILKNPNEPAPQTSRASVSTVEEDQSIDEILGLQGEIHMSDDAIHDILEQTESDPAFQALFDLFDCNKNKFTDGDGDDDMGSIPEASDAAGPSASVRPAQSDSQGAAQTHTAAPDGASTTQKMRPGQERKNRKTAAPMLLKKVFIPSNGRSSRIENSSARMLVNPAPIQSVPSAAEGTNKTEKASLLNNCTDITPIDLDEPLNTPPPPVDSTVIQEPVTKNSTATGSAQSVSASTASSKDPAVIAIPEVTSVSNTDKKQETKGAQPSKEQRPAAASAAVSSRPVFLSPAPVQLNNALAQTTNLVETVLSSSKTFSTSAPTGAAAPLLCPPTATILDSTASASTSTTPTATPAWSTPAPSCPLDVVAPPASAANPSTVSKAPADSSDIVSLKIIVSDNHEEDSSSDTALNQAISSITGDKLPTIYLSSPAKSPGAPSTPRANSDEAAQAVSGLQNSEVHASPLGYKAAALIASSSTGTSQAQPNYIIQLPLDASNPALQGGSASYFLVAEPPTPDLQTTQMLLPAGVTPGQPLPASQYGLNTQPQTQAFSSGSALILPSPVKPMMLPVSVLGQNTVANVQMVSNQLVAIPKPAAVQQTETVKPKPPAGKTKQSAAAGGKKIASKKVHQSAAGSSHRRILCFEPQAAPEPQTGKARKTTTPATPNKSTSQTAQQPEKDSNQSVSRTKPAILGGSKPKRRVETVRCSDGPLTGGSFDKEFNPFQHQKDVRKSSRKQDHSSCRQESSCEEVSSTGASQPETVKKTQSEKRSKSIDRKHHHDSHNDALKGKDADRSRSLSSDSAPKSGSKKDKEDGGRKEPADKPSKSREGRPEKKAPLQTVPNVTANKENEMKGSVTEQNQQSAPSSSAARDFSPSTVDQPTSSSQSKAAKAPSKTSSLAKQAAEMLQDIQGLNSPSTPPKKPGGGSSELSLPVPGCNQETPADCPGTPSLQKKGKTTEGTPKHLLPPNTPDVPTCSPASEAGSESSINMAAHTLMILSRAAIARTGTPLKDSLRQEGAGEKSPAGSKVSKKRKQSPSTSSPPPKKEAKQSPSKKKDRERKKLMDCFPLDLDVDKFLSSLHYDE encoded by the exons ATGTTGCTTCCTTCGGACGTCGCTCGGCTTGTTTTGG GGTACCTCCAAGAAGAGGGGCTGTCAGCCACAAGCCGAGCTTTCATCCATGAGAGCCCAAACCTCAGGGAGTATGCTGACCACACCGCGGGAGACGGGGCCATCCCTGCCTGTGTATTT TCCCTTTTTGGTAAAGGTCTAACGACCATTTTAAACGAGTATGTGGCTGTCAAAACTAAAG AGTCCAGACACGAGGTTCCTGCTGTGATGACCTCTCTGTGGAAAAAACTGGACTTCACACTCAACCAAATTAA GTCCCTACAGAACTCTCCCTCTATATCGGCATGTCAGAGAG TACGTTCCCGTGTTGAAATGGCGAATATGGCCCGTCAGCGGACTCTGACCTTGATGCCTGCCGGCGGTGCAGTCGTCTGCTCTTCAGTCCCGGAAACGGGTGTCATCCTGAGCCCTGCACTCACCACCCACAGCGCCCTTGGCCACTCCACTCCAGTGTCCTCCGCTGATCCTCACATCAGACCCGCTCTTGGCAATAGCATGCTGTCTACACCGA GAGATTCGCCCGTTCACATTGTTGTTTCCGAGCATCGACTCAACCCAGGGCCGATGTCTCCTGGTCGACGGAAATG GGACACCCCCAGGAAGAGGAGCGGTGCTCTGACTGGGACCACTGGGCAAggcagaccagcagcagcttcgaGTAGCCTTAATACTGAAGCCCAGGCTGAAGAGGTGGTCGATGAGAACTTTCCT CAACTTGTGATTCAAAGTGCACGTGACAAGATTTTGGGTGACAGGTCTTTACAAGAGAAGCTTgctgaaaacatcaacaaaatcCTTAAAAATCCGAA TGAACCAGCGCCTCAAACATCAAGAGCCTCTGTGAGCACAGTGGAGGAGGACCAGTCCATTGATGAAATCCTGGGATTACAG GGAGAAATCCACATGAGTGATGACGCCATCCATGATATTTTGGAGCAAACCGAGTCCGATCCTGCTTTTCAGGCCCTCTTTGACCTCTTTGATTGTA ataaaaacaaattcacGGATGGGGATGGCGATGACGATATGGGCAGTATCCCCGAAGCGAGTGACGCAGCTGGACCTTCAGCTTCAGTCAGACCCGCCCAAAGTGACAGTCAAG GTGCCGCACAAACGCATACAGCTGCTCCAGACGGCGCatcaacaacacagaaaatgagaCCAGGACAAGAGCGTAAAAACAGGAAGACTGCTGCTCCCATGTTGTTAAAGAAAGTATTTATCCCCTCTAATGGCCGATCGTCGAGAATCGAAAACAGTTCGGCGAGAATGCTGGTGAATCCTGCTCCCATTCAGAGCGTTCCCTCTGCTGCAGAGGgcacaaataaaacagaaaaggcCTCACTCCTGAATAACTGTACAGACATAACTCCAATAGATCTGGATGAACCTCTGAATACTCCGCCTCCGCCCGTAGACAGCACGGTTATTCAGGAGCCCGTTACAAAGAACAGCACCGCCACCGGAAGTGCCCAGAGTGTGTCGGCGTCGACGGCTTCCTCAAAAGATCCCGCTGTTATTGCAATTCCGGAAGTGACGTCAGTTTCAAATACggacaaaaaacaagaaactaaAGGAGCACAACCATCCAAAGAGCAACGTCCTGCAGCGGCGTCTGCAGCTGTGAGCAGTCGCCCCGTGTTTTTGTCTCCTGCACCGGTTCAGCTGAACAACGCTCTAGCACAGACGACTAATTTAGTTGAGACGGTACTTTCAAGCAGCAAAACCTTCTCTACGTCTGCTCCGACAGGGGCAGCAGCCCCTCTCTTGTGTCCACCCACGGCCACAATCCTTGACTCAACCGCATCTGCTTCTACCTCTACAACTCCCACCGCGACCCCGGCCTGGTCCACACCTGCTCCTTCCTGTCCCCTGGATGTAGTAGCGCCACCCGCATCGGCCGCAAACCCCAGCACAGTGAGCAAGGCGCCAGCAGATTCCAGCGACATCGTGTCTCTGAAGATCATCGTGAGTGATAATCACGAGGAGGACTCGTCCTCTGACACAGCCTTGAATCAGGCCATTTCCAGCATCACCGGGGACAAGCTGCCCACCATCTACCTTTCCTCTCCAGCCAAGTCTCCCGGAGCGCCCTCAACTCCGAGGGCCAACTCGGATGAAGCGGCTCAGGCAGTCAGCGGCCTGCAGAACTCTGAGGTGCACGCCAGTCCTCTCGGTTATAAGGCCGCCGCACTTATTGCTTCTTCATCCACTGGAACGTCACAGGCCCAACCAAACTATATCATTCAGCTGCCTCTGGACGCCAGTAACCCCGCCCTGCAGGGAGGCTCTGCCAGCTATTTTCTTGTGGCTGAACCCCCGACCCCAGACCTTCAAACCACACAGATGCTGCTGCCTGCAGGTGTCACTCCTGGTCAGCCTTTACCAGCCAGCCAGTACGGACTGAACACACAGCCTCAAACCCAAGCCTTCTCCTCTG gaTCAGCACTCATCTTACCGTCACCCGTTAAGCCTATGatgcttcctgtttctgttttgggGCAGAATACTGTTGCAAATGTCCAGATGGTGTCCAACCAG CTGGTTGCCATACCCAAacctgcagcagtgcagcagacagaaacagtgaaGCCCAAACCTCCCGCAGGGAAAACGAAGCAATCTGCAGCTGCCG gtggtAAGAAAATTGCGTCTAAGAAAGTGCATCAGTCTGCCGCCGGCTCCAGTCACAGGAGAATTCTATGCTTTGAACCTCAAGCAGCACCTGAGCCACAAACtggaaaagcaagaaaaacgACGACGCCTGCAACCCCAAACAAATCCACGTCCCAAACTGCCCAGCAGCCTGAGAAAGATTCAAATCAGTCAGTGTCACGAACTAAACCTGCTATCTTGGGTGGCAGCAAACCCAagaggagggtggagacagTCAGATGCTCTGACGGGCCTTTGACTGGAGGAAGCTTCGACAAGGAGTTCAACCCTTTCCAGCATCAGAAAGATGTTCGGAAAAGCTCCCGCAAGCAGGATCATagcagctgcagacaggagTCTTCCTGTGAGGAGGTCAGCAGCACAGGCGCCTCACAGCCGGAGACGGTGAAAAAAACCCAATCGGAAAAGAGATCAAAGTCTATTGATAGAAAACACCATCATGATTCTCACAATGATGCCTTGAAAGGTAAAGATGCCGATCGCTCCAGATCGCTGTCCTCAGATTCTGCACCGAAATCAGGAAGTAAAAAGGACAAGGAGGATGGTGGCAGGAAGGAGCCCGCAGACAAGCCTTCGAAATCACGTGAGGGACGCCCAGAAAAGAAAGCCCCGTTGCAGACGGTGCCAAATGTCACAGCTAACAAGGAGAACGAGATGAAGGGCAGCGTGacagagcagaaccagcagtcGGCGCCTTCGTCTTCAGCTGCGAGAGACTTTAGCCCCTCGACTGTTGATCAGCCAACATCTAGCAGCCAGTCCAAGGCAGCAAAAGCCCCTTCAAAGACCAGTTCTCTGGCCAAACAGGcagcagagatgctgcaggACATTCAAGGACTCAACTCTCCTTCCACGCCACCAAAAAAGCCTGGAGGAGGTAGTTCAGAGCTGAGTCTCCCCGTTCCTGGCTGCAACCAGGAGACGCCCGCCGACTGTCCTGGGACTCCTTCGCTACAGAAAAAGGGTAAAACCACAGAGGGGACTCCGAAGCATCTCTTGCCTCCGAACACCCCGGACGTGCCCACCTGCAGCCCCGCCAGCGAAGCCGGCAGCGAAAGCAGCATCAACATGGCCGCGCACACACTCATGATTCTTTCACGGGCCGCGATCGCCAGGACGGGCACTCCACTGAAGGACAGTCTGCGTCAGGAGGGAGCCGGAGAAAAGTCCCCCGCGGGCTCTAAGGTCTCCAAGAAGCGCAAACAGTCTCCTTCCACATCCAGCCCCCCGCCAAAGAAAGAGGCCAAGCAGTCTCCCAGCAAAAAGAAGGACCGG gaaaGGAAGAAACTTATGGATTGTTTTCCCCTCGACTTGGATGTGGATAAGTTTCTATCTTCACTTCACTATGACGAATGA